A genomic window from bacterium includes:
- a CDS encoding ABC transporter ATP-binding protein has protein sequence MSANAVPEADAERSASARGELRIEGLSVSLERAAPSGQGRTPGLLPVLEDVSLLVPAGRTAALVGASGAGKSMTAYAVLRLFPVPARVTAGRILLDGADLTAMSERELTRVRGRRVAMIFQEPGAALDPLMTAGDQVMEGIVAHLGRRGARDRAVEALTRVGLDGTFFRRYPHELSGGQRQRVLIAGAIAPGPDLLIADEPTAALDVTVQAQILDLLGRLQRDLGMALLLITHDLGVVAQTADLVHVMRGGRIVESAETHALFASPQHPYTQAIVTQARRLGHWAE, from the coding sequence GTGTCCGCGAACGCCGTACCGGAGGCAGATGCCGAGCGATCCGCTTCGGCGCGCGGCGAGCTGCGGATCGAGGGGCTGAGCGTCAGCTTAGAGCGGGCGGCACCGTCCGGGCAGGGACGGACGCCGGGGCTGCTGCCCGTGCTCGAGGACGTGTCGCTTCTCGTCCCGGCCGGCCGCACGGCCGCGCTCGTTGGAGCCTCCGGGGCCGGCAAGTCCATGACCGCCTACGCGGTACTGCGCCTGTTCCCGGTGCCGGCCCGCGTGACCGCGGGACGCATCCTCCTCGACGGCGCGGATCTGACCGCGATGTCGGAGCGGGAGCTGACGAGGGTGCGCGGCCGCCGGGTCGCGATGATCTTTCAGGAGCCCGGGGCCGCCCTCGATCCCCTGATGACCGCCGGCGACCAGGTCATGGAAGGGATCGTCGCCCACCTGGGCCGGCGCGGGGCCCGCGACCGGGCCGTCGAGGCGCTGACCCGGGTCGGGTTGGACGGGACGTTTTTCCGCCGCTATCCCCACGAGCTGTCGGGCGGCCAGCGCCAGCGGGTGCTGATCGCCGGCGCGATTGCCCCCGGCCCGGATCTCCTGATCGCGGATGAGCCGACCGCGGCGCTCGACGTCACCGTGCAGGCCCAGATTCTCGACCTGCTCGGCCGTCTGCAGCGGGACCTCGGGATGGCCCTGCTCCTCATTACCCACGATCTCGGCGTCGTGGCGCAAACCGCCGACTTGGTTCACGTCATGCGCGGGGGCCGCATCGTCGAGTCGGCGGAGACCCATGCGCTGTTTGCCTCCCCCCAGCACCCCTACACCCAGGCGATCGTCACCCAGGCCCGCCGTCTCGGCCACTGGGCCGAGTGA